The Mammaliicoccus sciuri genome window below encodes:
- a CDS encoding DUF2529 domain-containing protein, which yields MLKIFNTQLNGIFSKIDAQIEEIEIASQLLMQAANGEGNICIKTFDEINHLQTFMTDSNESLPHAETLNTLEEIEKIDSTDRVLLAGTSFTDELNEWITKLNDHDIDFVVIANKDKDNKTHETLMHYIDLSTPRAIVPTADYSKIITPHLMALNYIYYIMFAEMHEITQDLNEEI from the coding sequence TTGCTTAAAATTTTTAATACACAATTAAATGGCATATTTAGTAAAATAGATGCCCAAATCGAAGAAATTGAAATTGCATCACAACTGCTTATGCAAGCAGCAAACGGTGAAGGCAATATATGCATCAAAACTTTCGATGAAATTAATCATTTACAAACATTTATGACTGACAGTAACGAAAGCTTACCACATGCAGAAACACTCAATACTTTAGAAGAAATCGAAAAGATCGATTCTACTGACCGCGTATTATTAGCCGGTACCTCTTTTACTGATGAACTCAACGAATGGATTACAAAATTAAACGACCACGATATAGATTTTGTCGTAATAGCCAACAAAGATAAAGACAATAAAACACATGAAACACTCATGCATTATATTGACTTATCAACACCAAGAGCAATCGTTCCAACCGCTGATTACAGTAAAATTATTACCCCACATCTAATGGCTTTAAATTATATATATTATATCATGTTTGCTGAAATGCACGAGATTACACAAGATTTGAATGAAGAAATCTAG
- a CDS encoding response regulator, translated as MDVLIIDDEKNIRQLLKEIMELNQFNVDTAKNGAEGIELFHKNTYKLIFIDKRMPGISGEEVFAEIRKSDKNIPVYIISAFQSSTELEVLKKGSITGVLMKPFTIEEVMKIVRKHLG; from the coding sequence ATGGATGTACTTATTATAGATGATGAAAAGAATATTAGACAATTATTAAAAGAAATTATGGAATTAAATCAATTTAATGTAGATACTGCTAAAAATGGAGCGGAGGGCATTGAATTATTTCATAAAAATACTTATAAATTGATTTTTATAGATAAAAGAATGCCTGGAATTTCTGGTGAAGAAGTATTTGCTGAAATTAGAAAATCTGACAAAAATATTCCAGTTTATATCATTTCAGCATTTCAATCATCTACCGAGTTGGAAGTTTTGAAAAAAGGAAGTATTACAGGTGTTCTAATGAAGCCGTTTACAATTGAAGAAGTTATGAAAATTGTAAGAAAACATTTAGGATAG
- the fdaB gene encoding class IIb fructose-bisphosphate aldolase FdaB: MPLVSMKEMLIKAKENGYAVGQYNINNLEFTQAILQASQEENAPVILGVSEGAGRYIGGFKTVVKIVEGLIEDYNITIPVAIHLDHGSSFEKCKEAIDAGFTSVMIDASHHPFEENIEITSKVVEYAHANGVSVEAELGTVGGQEDDVVAEGVIYADPKECQELVERTGIDTLAPALGSVHGPYKGEPNLGFKEMEEIGASTGLPLVLHGGTGIPTHDIKKAITFGTAKINVNTENQIASAKAVREVLNNDSEVYDPRKYLGPAREAIKATVKGKIQEFGTSNQA, translated from the coding sequence ATGCCTTTAGTTTCAATGAAAGAAATGTTAATTAAAGCAAAAGAAAACGGTTATGCTGTTGGTCAATACAACATCAATAACTTAGAATTTACACAAGCTATTCTTCAAGCTTCACAAGAAGAAAATGCGCCTGTTATCCTTGGTGTATCTGAAGGAGCTGGACGTTATATCGGTGGTTTCAAAACTGTCGTTAAAATCGTTGAAGGTTTAATTGAAGATTACAACATTACAATTCCAGTTGCTATTCACCTTGACCACGGTTCAAGTTTCGAAAAATGTAAAGAAGCTATCGATGCTGGATTCACTTCAGTAATGATTGATGCATCTCATCACCCATTCGAAGAAAACATCGAAATTACTTCTAAAGTAGTTGAATATGCTCATGCTAACGGTGTTTCTGTTGAAGCTGAATTAGGAACTGTTGGTGGACAAGAAGATGACGTAGTTGCAGAAGGCGTTATCTATGCTGACCCTAAAGAATGTCAAGAATTAGTTGAAAGAACTGGTATTGATACTTTAGCACCTGCATTAGGTTCAGTACACGGACCTTACAAAGGTGAACCAAACTTAGGTTTCAAAGAAATGGAAGAAATCGGTGCTTCAACTGGTTTACCATTAGTATTACACGGTGGTACTGGTATCCCAACTCACGATATCAAAAAAGCTATCACTTTCGGTACAGCTAAAATCAACGTTAACACTGAAAACCAAATCGCATCTGCTAAAGCAGTTCGTGAAGTGTTAAACAACGACAGCGAAGTTTATGATCCACGTAAATACTTAGGACCTGCTCGTGAAGCAATTAAAGCAACAGTTAAAGGTAAAATCCAAGAATTTGGTACTTCTAACCAAGCTTAA
- a CDS encoding UDP-N-acetylglucosamine 1-carboxyvinyltransferase, with protein sequence MSQEVIKINGGKKLNGKVQINGAKNSAVALIPASLMANDVVTLDGLPDISDVKTLMSLLGDLNIKTELNGDQLVVDSSDAVNLPLPNNKVQSLRASYYMMGAMLGRFKKCVIGLPGGCPLGPRPIDQHIKGFEALGAKVTNEQGAMYLIAEELVGAKIFMDVVSVGATINIILAASLAKGKTVIENAAKEPEIVDVATLLNNMGAKIRGAGTDTLKIEGVESLHGTKHTIIPDRIEAGTYMCAAAAMGEEVYIENIIPLHLEPLIAKLREMGTEIDLGEDSVVIKGKDEYKPVDIQTAVYPGFATDLQQPFTPLLLKANGQSKITETIYPARFKHVDELIRMGANVNLENGTAIYYPSQLTGASVAASDLRAGASLLIAGLMSEGVTTVYNVKHIHRGYSGIVEKLKALGADIWTETV encoded by the coding sequence ATGTCTCAAGAAGTTATAAAAATAAATGGTGGCAAAAAATTAAATGGTAAAGTGCAAATAAACGGTGCTAAAAATAGTGCAGTTGCACTTATTCCAGCAAGTTTAATGGCGAATGATGTTGTGACATTAGATGGACTGCCAGATATTTCAGATGTCAAAACTTTAATGAGCCTACTTGGTGATTTAAATATTAAAACAGAATTAAATGGTGATCAGCTTGTCGTTGATTCAAGCGATGCAGTGAATCTACCTTTACCTAACAATAAAGTACAATCTTTAAGAGCATCTTATTATATGATGGGTGCTATGCTCGGACGTTTTAAAAAATGTGTGATTGGTTTACCTGGTGGCTGTCCTTTAGGCCCTAGACCAATTGACCAACATATTAAAGGTTTTGAAGCACTTGGTGCAAAAGTAACAAATGAACAAGGTGCAATGTATTTAATTGCTGAAGAATTAGTTGGCGCTAAAATATTTATGGATGTTGTGAGTGTTGGTGCAACAATCAATATAATATTGGCAGCTTCATTAGCAAAAGGTAAAACAGTAATAGAAAACGCAGCGAAAGAACCGGAAATTGTTGATGTTGCGACATTATTAAATAATATGGGTGCTAAAATTAGAGGTGCAGGTACAGATACATTGAAAATTGAAGGTGTAGAATCCTTGCACGGTACAAAACATACAATTATTCCTGATAGAATAGAAGCAGGTACATACATGTGTGCAGCAGCAGCAATGGGTGAAGAAGTGTACATCGAAAATATCATTCCTTTACATTTAGAACCATTAATCGCTAAATTAAGAGAGATGGGCACTGAAATCGATTTAGGTGAAGATTCAGTTGTTATTAAAGGTAAAGATGAATATAAACCTGTTGATATACAAACTGCAGTTTATCCTGGCTTTGCAACAGATTTACAACAACCATTTACACCTTTATTATTAAAAGCAAATGGTCAAAGTAAAATAACAGAAACGATTTATCCTGCAAGATTTAAACACGTAGATGAACTGATCAGAATGGGTGCTAATGTGAATTTAGAAAATGGCACAGCTATTTATTATCCATCTCAATTGACAGGTGCAAGTGTAGCAGCAAGTGATTTAAGAGCAGGTGCATCTTTATTAATTGCTGGATTAATGTCTGAAGGCGTTACAACGGTTTATAATGTGAAGCATATTCATAGAGGATACAGTGGAATTGTTGAAAAATTAAAAGCACTAGGTGCTGATATTTGGACTGAAACCGTATAA
- a CDS encoding winged helix-turn-helix transcriptional regulator yields MEVCPYLEETFKVIGRSWNGLILNYLSRCDERSAHFSDMKRDLRRITPRALSLKLTELSDWGLVEKKVVTTTPLSVEYHLTTKGYELAQALVPLEEWAQKNVELQENHS; encoded by the coding sequence ATGGAAGTATGTCCTTATTTGGAAGAAACTTTTAAAGTAATAGGACGCAGTTGGAATGGTTTAATACTTAATTATTTATCACGTTGTGATGAACGTTCGGCTCACTTTTCTGATATGAAAAGAGACTTAAGACGTATTACACCAAGAGCATTATCTCTTAAATTAACTGAATTAAGTGATTGGGGATTAGTTGAAAAGAAAGTTGTTACAACAACGCCTCTATCAGTTGAATATCATTTAACAACTAAAGGATACGAATTAGCACAAGCGCTTGTACCATTAGAAGAGTGGGCACAAAAAAATGTGGAATTGCAAGAGAATCATTCCTAA
- a CDS encoding aldehyde dehydrogenase family protein, whose protein sequence is MRQDIKQYINGEWVESHSGQTLDVINPATEEVMGKIAAGNKQDVDDAVAAAKKVYVKFRNTSLEERKALLERIADEYENRKEDLIDVMTDELGSPIEKSESVHYQMGLNHFREASKAIDSIQFEERRGDDLVIKEAIGVSGLVTPWNFPTNQTSLKLAGAFAAGSPVVLKPSEETPFAAIILAEIFEKAGVPKGVFNLVNGDGQSVGDPLSSHPDVRMMSFTGSGPTGRKIMENSAKDFKKVSLELGGKSPLVVLDDVNIEEAAKGAVAKFVQNTGQVCTAGTRTLVPESIKDEFIAAAKKAIENVKVGNPREAGQDAGPVVSKKQFDTVQSYIQKGIDEGAILLHGGVGKPDGLEKGYFVKPTLFTDVTNDMTIAQEEIFGPVGTIITYKDLDEAIEIANDTIYGLAAYVYGKDLERVREVAKALEAGTAEINDAGRKPNLPFGGYKQSGIGREWGDYGIEEFLEIKAIPGYFKE, encoded by the coding sequence ATGAGACAAGATATCAAGCAATATATAAATGGCGAATGGGTTGAAAGTCATAGTGGACAAACATTAGATGTTATTAACCCTGCTACAGAAGAAGTTATGGGTAAAATTGCTGCAGGTAACAAACAAGATGTTGATGACGCTGTAGCTGCCGCTAAAAAAGTGTACGTGAAATTTAGAAATACTTCTTTAGAAGAAAGAAAAGCTTTATTAGAACGAATTGCAGATGAATATGAAAATAGAAAAGAAGACTTAATAGATGTTATGACTGATGAGCTTGGCTCACCAATTGAAAAATCAGAATCTGTTCATTATCAAATGGGATTAAATCATTTTAGAGAAGCAAGTAAAGCGATCGATTCAATTCAATTTGAAGAACGTCGTGGTGATGATTTAGTTATTAAAGAAGCTATCGGTGTTTCTGGATTAGTAACACCATGGAACTTCCCAACTAACCAAACTTCATTAAAATTAGCTGGTGCATTTGCTGCAGGTTCACCTGTAGTCTTAAAACCATCTGAAGAAACACCATTTGCAGCGATTATTTTAGCTGAAATATTTGAAAAAGCTGGCGTGCCTAAAGGTGTGTTCAACTTAGTAAATGGTGATGGTCAAAGTGTTGGTGATCCATTAAGTTCACATCCTGATGTACGTATGATGTCATTTACAGGTTCAGGTCCAACTGGTAGAAAAATCATGGAAAACTCAGCTAAAGACTTCAAAAAAGTATCATTAGAGCTAGGTGGTAAATCACCTTTAGTAGTGTTAGATGACGTTAATATCGAAGAAGCAGCTAAAGGTGCAGTTGCTAAGTTCGTACAAAATACTGGTCAAGTTTGTACAGCAGGTACACGTACATTAGTACCAGAAAGTATTAAAGATGAATTTATCGCAGCAGCTAAAAAAGCAATTGAAAATGTTAAAGTTGGTAATCCTAGAGAAGCTGGCCAAGATGCAGGTCCAGTTGTATCTAAAAAACAATTTGATACAGTTCAAAGCTATATTCAAAAAGGTATCGATGAAGGTGCAATATTATTACATGGTGGTGTTGGTAAACCAGACGGTCTTGAAAAAGGTTACTTCGTTAAACCAACATTATTTACTGATGTAACTAATGATATGACAATTGCTCAAGAAGAAATCTTTGGTCCTGTAGGTACAATTATTACTTATAAAGATTTAGATGAAGCAATTGAAATTGCAAATGATACAATTTATGGTTTAGCAGCATATGTTTATGGTAAAGATTTAGAACGTGTAAGAGAAGTTGCTAAAGCGTTAGAAGCAGGTACTGCGGAAATTAATGACGCAGGTAGAAAACCTAATTTACCATTCGGTGGTTATAAACAATCAGGTATTGGTAGAGAATGGGGCGACTACGGAATTGAAGAATTCTTAGAAATTAAAGCAATTCCAGGTTATTTTAAAGAATAG
- the rho gene encoding transcription termination factor Rho, protein MAERVRTSPQYESFHELYKNYTTKELTSKAKELRITNYSKLNKKELVLAIMEAQMEKDGNYYMEGILDDIQPDGYGFLRTVNYSKGEKDIYISASQIRRFEIKKGDKVTGKVRKPKENEKYYGLLQVDFVNDQNAEEVKKRPHFQALTPLYPQQRIQLETTSKNYSTRIMDLITPIGLGQRGMIVAPPKAGKTSLLKEIANAIAINQPKAKLFVLLIGERPEEVTDIERSVEQAEVVNSTFDEPPEHHVKVAELLLERAKRLVEIGEDVIILMDSLTRLARAYNLVVPPSGRTLSGGLDPASLHRPKHFFGAARNIEAGGSLTILATALVETGSRMDDMIYEEFKGTGNMELHLDRKLSEKRVFPAIDIRRSSTRKEELLLDKEELEMIWQLRNLFTDSNDFSERFIRKLKRTDSNEEFFEVLRKSMVDSAKTGKPII, encoded by the coding sequence ATGGCTGAAAGAGTTAGAACAAGTCCTCAGTATGAATCGTTTCACGAATTATACAAGAACTATACAACTAAAGAATTAACATCAAAGGCAAAAGAACTAAGAATAACAAATTATAGTAAATTAAATAAAAAAGAACTTGTCTTAGCAATTATGGAAGCTCAAATGGAAAAAGACGGCAACTATTATATGGAAGGTATCTTAGATGATATTCAACCTGATGGTTATGGCTTTTTACGTACAGTTAACTATTCTAAAGGTGAAAAAGATATTTATATATCTGCTAGCCAAATTAGACGCTTTGAAATTAAAAAAGGTGACAAAGTAACTGGTAAAGTTAGAAAACCTAAAGAAAATGAAAAGTATTACGGATTGTTACAAGTTGACTTTGTAAATGATCAAAATGCAGAAGAAGTTAAAAAAAGACCACACTTTCAAGCGTTAACTCCTCTATACCCACAACAACGTATCCAATTAGAAACTACAAGTAAAAATTATTCAACTAGAATCATGGATTTAATTACGCCAATAGGTTTAGGACAACGTGGAATGATTGTAGCGCCACCTAAAGCTGGTAAGACATCATTACTTAAAGAAATTGCAAATGCTATCGCAATTAACCAACCAAAAGCGAAATTATTTGTATTATTAATTGGGGAACGTCCAGAAGAAGTAACGGATATTGAACGTTCTGTTGAACAAGCTGAAGTCGTTAACTCAACATTCGATGAGCCGCCAGAACATCATGTTAAAGTGGCTGAATTATTACTTGAAAGAGCTAAACGTCTTGTTGAAATCGGTGAAGATGTCATTATTTTAATGGATTCATTAACAAGATTAGCTAGAGCATATAACTTAGTCGTACCACCAAGTGGTAGAACATTATCAGGTGGTTTAGATCCAGCATCACTTCATAGACCTAAACATTTCTTCGGAGCTGCTAGAAATATTGAAGCGGGTGGTAGTTTAACAATATTAGCGACTGCATTAGTTGAAACAGGTTCTCGTATGGACGATATGATTTATGAAGAATTTAAAGGTACAGGTAACATGGAACTTCATTTAGATCGTAAGTTGTCTGAGAAGAGAGTATTCCCTGCAATTGATATTAGAAGAAGTTCAACACGAAAAGAAGAATTGTTATTAGATAAAGAAGAACTTGAAATGATTTGGCAACTACGTAATTTATTTACTGATTCAAATGATTTCTCTGAAAGATTTATTAGAAAGTTAAAACGCACGGATTCAAACGAAGAATTCTTTGAAGTCTTAAGAAAATCTATGGTCGATAGTGCCAAGACTGGTAAACCGATTATATAA
- a CDS encoding type B 50S ribosomal protein L31 → MKQGIHPEYNKVIFLDTTTDFKFLSGSTRTSNETMEWEDGNEYPVIRLDISSDSHPFYTGRQKFASADGRVERFNKKFGFKSNN, encoded by the coding sequence ATGAAACAAGGAATTCATCCAGAGTATAATAAAGTTATCTTTTTAGATACAACTACAGACTTCAAATTCTTAAGTGGTTCAACACGTACTTCAAATGAAACTATGGAATGGGAAGATGGAAACGAATACCCAGTTATCCGTTTAGATATCTCTTCAGATTCACATCCATTCTATACAGGACGTCAAAAATTCGCATCTGCGGATGGTCGTGTGGAACGCTTCAACAAAAAATTTGGTTTCAAATCAAACAACTAA
- a CDS encoding thymidine kinase: MYENYHSGWIECICGSMFSGKSEELIRRLRRGLYAKQNVKVFKPSIDNRYSEEAVVSHNGNQLDAISIEHSSQILKYDLQGIDIIGIDEVQFFDNEIVSVAQKLAEEGYRVVVAGLDMDFKSVPFEPMPEMMAVAEIVTKLQAVCAVCGSPSSRTQRLINGEPAHIDDPIILVGADESYEPRCRDHHIIRTEIRSDINV; the protein is encoded by the coding sequence ATGTACGAAAATTACCATTCCGGATGGATAGAATGTATTTGCGGAAGTATGTTTAGTGGTAAGTCTGAAGAGCTTATAAGACGTCTGAGAAGAGGTTTATATGCGAAACAAAATGTAAAAGTATTTAAGCCATCTATTGATAATCGATATAGTGAAGAAGCTGTAGTATCTCATAATGGAAATCAACTTGATGCAATCAGCATAGAACATTCTAGTCAAATATTAAAATATGATTTACAAGGCATCGATATTATTGGAATAGATGAAGTCCAATTTTTTGATAATGAAATCGTAAGCGTAGCACAAAAGTTAGCAGAAGAAGGCTATCGTGTTGTTGTAGCTGGATTAGATATGGACTTTAAAAGTGTGCCATTTGAACCAATGCCTGAAATGATGGCAGTTGCGGAAATTGTTACAAAATTACAAGCGGTATGTGCAGTATGTGGATCTCCATCAAGTCGAACACAAAGACTTATAAATGGTGAACCAGCACATATTGATGACCCGATTATATTAGTTGGTGCAGACGAAAGTTATGAACCAAGATGTAGAGATCATCATATAATTAGAACTGAAATAAGGAGTGATATAAATGTTTGA
- the prfA gene encoding peptide chain release factor 1, with protein sequence MFDQLEIVENRYEQLNELLSDPDVVSDTDKLRKYSKEQSDLQKTVDVYKTYKSVKGDIEDAKLMLNETTDKEEQDMLKEEINSLTKRVPELESELKFLLIPKDPNDDKNVIMEIRGAAGGDEAAIFAGDLFRMYSRFAEAHGYKIDVVEENISDHGGYKEVSFSIQGNGAFSKLKYENGAHRVQRVPETESGGRIHTSTATVAALPEAEDVEIDIRTEDLKIETYRSSGSGGQHVNTTDSAVRITHLPTGIVATSSEKSQIKNREKAFKVLKARVYDMMVQEENAKYAEKRKSAVGTGDRSERIRTYNYPQNRVTDHRIGLTLQKLDQIMEGKVDEIIDALTLHEQTEKLEELNNGQL encoded by the coding sequence ATGTTTGATCAATTAGAAATTGTTGAAAATAGATATGAACAATTAAATGAATTACTTAGTGATCCGGATGTCGTTTCGGATACAGACAAGCTAAGAAAATATTCAAAAGAACAATCCGACTTACAAAAGACAGTTGATGTATATAAAACTTATAAATCTGTTAAAGGTGACATTGAAGATGCGAAATTAATGTTAAACGAAACAACAGATAAAGAAGAACAAGATATGTTGAAAGAAGAAATTAACAGTCTTACTAAACGAGTACCTGAATTAGAATCTGAATTAAAATTCCTACTTATTCCTAAAGACCCTAACGATGATAAGAACGTTATTATGGAAATTCGTGGCGCAGCGGGTGGAGATGAAGCGGCTATTTTCGCAGGTGACTTATTCAGAATGTATTCAAGATTTGCTGAAGCACATGGCTACAAAATTGACGTCGTTGAAGAGAATATTAGTGACCATGGTGGCTATAAAGAAGTCAGCTTTTCTATTCAAGGAAACGGTGCTTTCAGTAAACTTAAATATGAAAATGGTGCACACCGTGTACAACGTGTACCAGAAACTGAATCAGGCGGACGTATTCATACTTCTACAGCAACAGTTGCAGCATTACCTGAAGCTGAAGATGTTGAAATTGATATTAGAACTGAAGATTTAAAAATCGAAACTTACCGTTCTAGTGGTTCTGGTGGTCAGCACGTCAATACGACAGACTCAGCTGTACGTATCACGCATTTACCAACTGGTATTGTTGCAACATCATCTGAAAAATCTCAAATTAAGAACCGTGAAAAAGCATTTAAAGTATTGAAAGCCAGAGTTTACGATATGATGGTTCAAGAAGAAAATGCTAAATACGCTGAAAAAAGAAAGTCAGCTGTTGGTACAGGAGATCGTTCAGAAAGAATTAGAACGTATAACTATCCTCAAAACAGAGTAACTGACCATCGTATTGGATTAACTTTACAAAAGTTAGATCAAATTATGGAAGGTAAAGTTGACGAAATTATCGATGCATTAACGTTGCATGAACAAACGGAAAAATTGGAAGAATTAAATAATGGCCAATTATAA
- the prmC gene encoding peptide chain release factor N(5)-glutamine methyltransferase, translated as MANYNFQQLLNETYDGLSARGFETSRADWLLEDISGMSRTQIAMNLNQNVPDNILNAYLNSRERMYEGEPVQYIAGFAEFYGRKFKVNQHVLIPRPETEELVYQTLQMIKNEQVVVCDIGTGTGAIAITLKKERPDLSVIATDISGEALLIAQTNASTLEAPIEFLKGKSLEPLIKENIKVDVLVSNPPYISYEEQKEMSDTVLKYEPHLALFAEDDGLAIYKDIILNLEHVMSDNGLVIFEIGHLQGELLKDFIETHLNVEHVKIIQDINQNNRMIQFNWNNQ; from the coding sequence ATGGCCAATTATAATTTTCAACAGTTACTAAATGAAACTTATGATGGATTATCAGCACGAGGGTTTGAAACTTCTCGTGCTGATTGGTTATTAGAGGATATTTCAGGCATGTCTAGAACGCAAATTGCCATGAATTTAAATCAAAATGTACCTGATAATATTTTGAATGCTTACTTAAATAGTAGAGAACGTATGTATGAAGGTGAGCCTGTACAGTATATCGCAGGTTTTGCAGAATTTTATGGTAGAAAGTTCAAAGTGAACCAACATGTATTAATACCTAGACCTGAAACAGAAGAACTTGTCTATCAAACATTACAAATGATTAAGAACGAGCAAGTAGTCGTATGTGATATAGGAACGGGTACAGGAGCTATCGCAATTACACTGAAAAAAGAGCGACCTGATTTATCTGTTATCGCAACTGATATTAGTGGAGAAGCATTATTAATCGCTCAAACAAATGCATCAACACTTGAAGCACCGATAGAATTTCTAAAAGGTAAATCTTTAGAACCACTGATCAAAGAAAATATTAAAGTGGATGTACTCGTCTCCAATCCACCGTACATTTCGTATGAAGAACAAAAAGAAATGTCTGATACTGTCTTAAAGTATGAACCACATTTGGCTTTATTTGCAGAAGATGATGGCTTAGCGATCTATAAAGATATTATTCTAAATTTAGAACACGTTATGTCGGATAATGGACTCGTCATTTTTGAAATTGGTCATTTGCAAGGTGAACTATTAAAAGACTTTATTGAAACCCATTTGAATGTTGAACATGTAAAAATCATTCAAGATATAAATCAAAACAATCGTATGATACAATTTAATTGGAATAATCAATAG
- a CDS encoding L-threonylcarbamoyladenylate synthase — METNVWDVRKYVHNLQSYPQIDEIIAGYHQNKLIALPTETVYGLGANAKDEEAVKEIYVAKGRPSDNPLIVHIHDKSQLNEFTQNISQETEILMDAFWPGPISFIVPYKSGFLSDHVTGGLQSVAVRMPSHHVGRAVLQLTNLPIAAPSANISGRPSPTKFEHVKHDLDGRIYGIIQAEDIDEGIESTVIDCTSYPFKIARPGSITIEMINKVLPNSVINEKLDLEKPIAPGMKYKHYAPAQPVTLIEGGITKQMSLPDNSSKKIAVIGPKSIEPLISEQMTFIPLGRDISDIKGAHHDLYDALRIADQLTNIDEIYISGYERNDDTIALMNRIDKASGHNIKGEDEL, encoded by the coding sequence TTGGAAACAAATGTTTGGGATGTGCGCAAGTATGTTCATAACTTACAAAGTTATCCACAAATCGATGAGATTATTGCAGGATATCATCAAAATAAACTGATTGCTTTACCAACTGAAACGGTATATGGATTAGGCGCTAATGCAAAAGATGAAGAAGCGGTTAAAGAAATATATGTAGCAAAAGGTAGACCGTCTGATAATCCACTTATCGTACATATACATGATAAATCTCAATTAAATGAGTTCACCCAAAATATATCTCAAGAAACTGAAATTTTAATGGATGCTTTTTGGCCAGGACCAATTTCGTTTATTGTTCCTTACAAGTCAGGATTTTTAAGTGATCATGTTACGGGTGGATTACAATCTGTTGCTGTACGCATGCCAAGTCATCATGTCGGTAGAGCAGTTCTACAATTAACGAATTTACCTATTGCGGCACCAAGTGCAAACATTAGTGGACGTCCTTCACCAACTAAATTTGAACATGTTAAACATGACTTGGATGGAAGAATATATGGCATCATTCAAGCAGAAGATATTGATGAAGGTATAGAAAGTACTGTAATAGATTGTACAAGTTATCCATTTAAAATTGCGCGACCTGGTTCTATAACAATAGAGATGATTAATAAAGTTCTGCCAAACAGTGTTATTAACGAAAAGTTAGATTTGGAAAAACCAATTGCACCAGGTATGAAATATAAACATTATGCACCTGCGCAACCTGTAACATTAATTGAAGGTGGTATTACAAAACAAATGAGTTTGCCAGATAATTCTTCTAAAAAGATAGCAGTAATAGGTCCTAAAAGTATTGAGCCATTAATCTCAGAACAAATGACTTTTATACCGCTTGGTAGAGATATTTCAGATATAAAAGGTGCACATCACGATTTGTATGATGCTTTGCGCATAGCAGATCAACTGACAAACATTGATGAAATTTATATAAGTGGCTACGAAAGAAATGACGATACAATCGCATTAATGAATAGAATTGATAAAGCAAGTGGTCACAATATTAAAGGAGAAGATGAATTGTGA
- a CDS encoding low molecular weight protein arginine phosphatase, with protein sequence MKIVFVCTGNTCRSPLAEAIAKDIKPEYNIQSRGISAFDGTPISPQSMEIIFKNDLPIPDTAKQFSEQDLDADIILTMTESHKMILESQFTHHNIHSIKQYVRGEKGDVSDPFGQSQIIYQNTYEELRALIEDLLQSN encoded by the coding sequence GTGAAAATAGTTTTTGTATGTACAGGCAACACTTGTAGAAGTCCATTGGCTGAAGCGATAGCCAAAGATATTAAACCTGAATATAATATTCAATCTAGAGGCATTTCAGCTTTTGATGGGACACCAATATCTCCGCAATCAATGGAAATCATCTTTAAAAATGATTTGCCAATACCTGATACTGCTAAACAATTTTCTGAACAAGATTTAGATGCTGATATTATCTTAACTATGACTGAATCTCATAAAATGATTCTAGAATCACAATTTACACATCACAACATTCATTCAATAAAACAATACGTAAGAGGCGAAAAAGGAGATGTTTCAGATCCCTTTGGACAGTCACAAATCATTTATCAAAATACTTACGAAGAATTGAGAGCACTGATTGAAGATTTATTACAAAGTAATTAA